The candidate division Zixibacteria bacterium HGW-Zixibacteria-1 genome contains the following window.
GAGGCTTTGGATAATGTTGACAAATAAAAAAATAACAACTGCGGCTGTTTTTTCAGCGATCGTATTCTTTTCATTTCTTATTGGCATTCCTGCTTATTCATCGGACAGTTTTGATATTAATGATTCTCAAGCACGGCTTGAGTACCAACGCTCGATTCCGATTACAAGCTGGCCGGCGCATATCGGCGGCCATCCAACCGGTTTTGCCGAATGGCGGGCCATAACAGGTGATCCCGGCCCATTCCTGGTCGATTTAGTCAAGAGAAGTTCATCGGCAGTTAAAGGTGATGCCGGAACCTTTTGCATTTTCGTCAATAATAGTCTCTATCCTTTAATCCAGGGTTCACTTGATACATATATTAGTGATCTCAATATTGACGGCTATGAAGTTAAGCTCTATCAGACATCAGGCGGCACAGTTCAAAATTTCAGACAATTTCTCATTGATGAGTACAACGACGGCATGGTCGGTTATAATTTAATAGGAGATTTTCCGGTGCCATGGTACGAAACAAATTGCTGGGAAAGCTATGATTCATTTCCGATTGATTTATATTATATGGATCTGGACGGTATCTGGCAGGACACCGATGCAAACGGGCTTTTCGATTCGCATACCGGCGACCTGGGGCCGGAGGTCTGGATGGGACGATTGACCGCGTCACCGATGACTCTCTATGGCGCCACTGAGGCAGGCCTCATTAACAATTATTTTGCCAAAAATCACAGCTATCGCACAGGGCAGCACTTTCTGAGTAATCGAGGGCTGGCTTACATAGATGACGACTGGGCCTATTGGGACCTGGAATGGGGCGGTGCCGTCGGTATGGTTTATGACAGCATGGTGATTATTTCCGACGGGGCGGCAACGATTGCGACCGATTATGAGCACCGCCTGACCGAAAATTATGAATCCATTTTGCTCTGTGCTCACTCCTGGCCGAACGGCCACTCCTTCAAAATAGGCGATCAGTGGACCGGCGGCGACACTTATGTCCATGAGGTAATTACAATCGATCCGGTCGCGCATTTTTATAATATGTTCGCCTGTTCCAACGGCCGTTATGTCGAATACGATTATATGACAGGGTGGTATATATTCTGCAACAGCCACGGGCTGGCCTCGATTGGCAGTTCCAAGACCGGTTCGATGCTTTATTTCGAATATTTTTACGGGCCCTTCAGTCAGGGGCGGACTGTCGGGGAGGCCTTTTATGACTGGTTCGGAACAATCGCCGGCTGGGGATTTCCGCAGGATGATATCTGCTGGTTTTACGGCATGACACTCTGCGGCGACCCGACCTTGAAACACCTCGAGCCCGCTGCGGTTGCCATTATTACCGAGTCGCTCGGCGAAGGTGAGTTGAATATGGCCTACTGCGACACGGTTGAAGCCAACGGCGGAACCCCGCCATATGTTTTTACGATGGCAAGCGGCGCTCTGCCGGGGGGCGTTTCTCTTGACAGCCTGACTGGAATCATTGAGGGCTCCTGCGATCAAGCGGGGACATTTGCGTGCGATATTCAGGTGCATGATTCCGGTATCCCGATTCAGACTGACTTGAAGCATTACAGCATCAAGATTGGTTATATCTGCGGCGACGTCAACGGCGATCATCTGGTTAATATTCTCGATGTGACTTATCTCGTCAGTTTCCTGTACAAGGGCGGATCGGAGCCGCAGAATACGATGGCGGCCGACGTCGATGGATCAGGGGCGGTTAATCTGCTCGATGTTACGCGGATGATTGCATATTTATATAAAAGCGGCTCACCTCTGGAGTGTTTATAGATTATTTTCCGCACGGCGCGGGATTGTTTTTCTTTTTGAGCGATACATCCATGCTTAAAATTGCGGAAATGACCGAGGCTGATATCCGGTTCGCCGTCAATATGACGGATATCGAGCAGTGGGGTTATCTGCCGGAAGACTTCCATAAGCTGATTCTCTTTGAACCGGGCGGATGCTTTGTGGCGTGGCTGGACAACCAGCCGGTCGGGATGATTACCTCGACATCTTATGATAAATATGCCTTTATAGGATCTTTGATTGTCAGGAATGAAAACCGGGGAGAGGGCATCGGTGAAGCTCTGATAAATCAGGCGATTGCCCATTTGACGGCAAAAGGAATCGAGACAATCGAACTTGACGGCGTCTTTGCGGCGGTTGCGCTCTACCGAAGACTCGGCTTCAGGGACAAATATTTATCGCTGCGCTTTGCGAGAAATGCCTCGGATGAATACGGCGAGTTGTTTCCCTGCCCTCTCGACAAAGCCGATGAGGTAATCGCTTTCGATAAGAAAATTACCGGTCTTGACCGATCACGAATGCTGGAACTTTATTTTACTGAGACGCACAATTCGATTTATGCCATAATCGAAGATAGTGTTGAAGCTTATGCACTGGTTCGCAAACGGGCGGGCGGCGTCTTTGCTGTCGGTCCGCTGGTGGCGGAAAATCAAATGTATGCCGAGTCGCTTCTTCAGGCCATTCTCAAAAAATACGGTACCAGGAATCTTGTCATAGGTGTCCCGGCGTTGAATTCAGGATTTGTCGATATTCTTCACGAAAACGGTTTCTATTATAAGCTTCCATCGCTCAGAATGTATCGCGGCAAAAAGATCGACTATGAGCGAAATATCTACGGCATCTTATCTGCTGAAAAGGGCTAGCCCTGCTTATAAATCAATATTTACTCGATCAAAATAAAAAGAGCCACCGAGCGGGATCGAACCGCTGACCTGCTGATTACGAATCAGCTGCTCTACCAGCTGAGCTACGGTGGCTTTAATAGCTTGGCGGACGGAAATATATACGAAATTTTGAATTTGTAAATATAAATTTTCGGCTAATAAATGGTTATTATTATCATGTGAAGGAAATATTATGCTCTTAAGTATGGCTGAATTGGGGAAAAATCCTTGACAAAAATGGGAATTTCGGGGATATTATAAGTGAGTCTAATGGTCTATTTTTGGAGGGAAAACATGAAAGCAAGAGCCAGAATAATCAGTATAATTTTGATCTTATCGCTGGGAGGAGTGTCTGTTCTTAACTCCTCCGAATGCGGTAATATTAATAGCGATGCCAGTATTAATATACTTGATGTCGTCTTCCTGATAAATTACCTTTATAAGGGGGGCGAGGCCCCGCAGGATATTTCGACCTGTGATGTCGATTTGAGCGGGTCCCTTAATCTGCTGGATGTGTCCTATTTGATAAAGTATCTTTATCAGGGGGGGCCGGTTTTATGTCCGGGAACTGCCGTTCCTGCTTATCAAAAATATATTTTTGAAACTGAATATCTGAACTGGGCGTGGGGTTATCGGCTTGAGGGTATGGTGATAGATAATCAAGGGCATATCTATAAGTACAGCTATAATCATCTTGACATCCCCTGGGATACGGCGAGTCCCGGAATCCTGACCGTAGCTGATCTGGACGCAAAGTTCGGCCATAATCAGGTTCTTACCGGTTTTGTCCCGATGGATACGCTTCTGAAATATTACAATATGATCGAGGTTGCGGCCACCGGTCCGGTCTCGCCGCCGGTAACGCGTTGTTTTGATTTTGGTTTAATGACAACATTAGCGTATCAACTGGATACAAATTCCGGCAATTATAATTCGGTCATACTGCATCGGTCGGGGGATGTGGCGCAGATGAATTTCTCTCCACAGGCCAACGCTTTGTATAGATGGCTCTGGGAAGATATTCTTGGCGAATCGATCGACAGCGTTATTTGCGATTATTAATAATCAGGTATCGCCACGCGTCATTTTCGGGCATAAAAAAATGGCGCCCCCCAGAATTGAACTGGGGACACACGGATTTTCAGTCCGTTGCTCTACCAACTGAGCTAGGGCGCCAAATTCTGTATTTCAAGCTTTTGCTAATTAATCTATTTTTCGACTGATGTCAACTTATTTTTAGGATTTAAAATAATGTTTCCTTACCGGCGGCAATGACATCCAAGTTAATATAATGACAAAAAGAATACCCAGAATAATTCCGAACAAATCTGTGTGCTTAAAAATAGCAAAAGCAATGAAAATTATCAAAACGGTCCAAAGGGCATAATAGCCCCACTTCTGCAAATTCCTGAATCCAACACTTGCCACAATGATCATTGTTCCATATAGAACAAAGATAATATTCTGATTCATTTCCATAAATGTCCGATCTAATATTGATAGGACGCCACTAACGACACCAGTAATCAGAAAGGTGCAGGCCAGGGCAATCCCAAACCAGCCGATAATCTTAATCGGCGTGGATATTATTTCTTTTTTTGCGGCCATTTTTTTATCCTCTCTTGGATCTATATTCTCCCAAAAGTCCGGCGCCGATAAAACCGGCATCATTGCCCAGCTCAGCCTTAAGAATACGCAGATTTTCGGTGGCAGTTATATAGGACCGGCGACGTATTTCAGCACCGACACTCTCAATAAATCCGGCCCCGCCTTCGACAATGCCTCCGCCCAGAATTAATGCCTCCGGATTAAGCAGGTTAATCACGCCCGACAATCCGGCTCCGAGAATGGTGGCGGTTTCTTCTATGACTTTCCGCGCGCTTTCATCGCCTTTCTTTGCGGCTACGAAAATCTTCTTTATGGTCAGGTTGTCCTCACTTCCGTTGAGAACGTCGCTGAAGATTTCCGACATCCCGCCTTTGAATATTTTTCTGGTCCGATCAATCATTGCCGCCGAAGAGCAGTAGATTTCCAGACATCCCCAATTTCCGCAAAGACACTGCGGGCCGTTATAATCAATGACAATATGTCCGATTTCGCCTCCGGAGAAAGTGCTGCCGCGCCATAATTGTCTATCTATTATAATCCCGCCGCCGATCCCGGTTCCAACGGTGACGCAAATGGCGGAATTAAATCGCCGTCCGGCCCCGAAACGGAGTTCTCCGAGAGCCATGGCATTGGCATCATTATCAACATAGACATCGAGATTGAGGTGCTCTTTGAGATAAGCGCCCAACTCCATTCCTTCCCAGTCAGGAATATTGGGGCAGCGGTCTTTTATGACACCGGTCAGATTATCGACCACTCCGGGCGAACCGACACCCAGCCAGCCGATCTGCATATCTTCTTCAGCCGCCCGCAACAGGAGATTTTCGGCAATATTAGTGATTAGATGAAGCAATGGCTTGGAGCCTTTTTCAACCTGGGCGGGTTTCTGTTCGCGGAAAACAACCGTGCCGCTGCCATCGACCAGCCCATATTTTATGTTGGTCGCCCCGATATCAATTCCGGCGTAACTTTGATGATCGCTCATATTTTTCGTATCATTGGTTGTTGTCGGGACCGGGTCCCGATTCATTAAGTGGTTAGTGCGGTTTACAATTATCTGCTGATGTTGAAAGCCTCCACGCCCCGTTTAAGGATATCCATAGCGTCCTCCAAATCGGAGGTTTTCAAAACATAGGCAATACGGCATTCGCTTTGACCCATGCCGGGCGTTGCATAAAAGCCCGGACCGGGGGCCACCATGACCGTCTTGCCGTTATACTCAAAATCGTTTAAAAGAAAGGCGGCAAATTTTTCGGCGTCATTGACCGGTAATTTTGCCATTACATAAAAGGCTCCTCCGGGATTGATACAGACAGTGCCTTCAATTTTCATCAAGCCTTCATAAACGACATCACGGCGCCGGCGGTATTCACCGATCATTTTGCCGAAGTATTCATCTCCGAGATCATATGCGGCCGCGGCCCCGACCTGTTCCAGCGTCGGCGAGCATAGCCTCGCCTGTCCCATATGCAGGGCGGCCCGGTAAATATCGCGATTTTTCGTTACCAGATTCCCGACCCTGGCGCCGCACGCCGAAAACCGCTTACTGATGGAATCGAGCATGATGGCGCGGTCATTGAGGCCGTCAAGAGACATGACACTGATGTACTTACCTTCATATATAAATTCGCGGTACACTTCGTCGGCCAGAAGAAACAGGTTATGCTTGAGAACCAGGTTCTTCAACCGGTGTATCTCGTCGGAAGTATAGATGGTTCCGGTCGGATTATTCGGATTGCAGTACATGATGCCTTTTGTCCTGGGCGATATGGCTTTCTCGATGACATCCTCAGGGGGGAGATGGAAACCATTTTCGGCATAGGTTGTGATCGGGACCACTTTAATGCCGGCCTGGATGGCAAACCCGCTGTAATTGGTATAAAAAGGTTCGAAAACAATAATCTCTTCACCGGGATCGCAGATGGCCGTCATGGCGAAGATTATAGCTTCCGATCCGCCTGTCGTGACAATAATCTCGTCTTCCTTTATATCCAGGCCGCATCTCTTGTAATAGGCGGCCAGTTTTGCGAGGTATCCGGCCATTCCCTGAGAGTTTCCGTAGGCCAAAACTTTATTGGAATAATTTTTTACGGCTTCCCAGAACAGGGGTGGAGTTTCGATATCAGGCTGCCCTATATTCAAATGATAGACATGCGTGCCCCGCTTTTTGGCCTGCTCGGCAAAGGGAATCAGTTTTCTTATAGGCGATGCCGGAAGGGCCAAACCGCGCTGTGATAACTTTATATCAGCCACTTTTACCTCATCATATCCCGTTTTATAATGACTCAAATTTATGTTCCAAGCCGGATCAATGTTTTATTGCTTTGCGGTTTACACCGGCCATTATAGCTTGTGAAGAAAATAACATAAGGGTCGTGGGTTGTCAAACCGAAATTATACATTGTCTATCGCCTTGCCCATTTGATCATCACAAATACCGCCAGAAGCAACAGCAAGTCGATAAATGCTACCAGCAACTCAAAAACGCCGACATCGAATATCCCTTTTTGCAAAAAAACAAACATATAGTTGGTGATAGTATGAATGAGAACCAGAACTCCCCAAATCCCGAGTAGATGACCGATGCCACGATTTATCCCGTAACCCAAGGCGGCCCCGGAAGTCATGTGAAAGATAAGGGCGAAGAGTTGATGAAAAACCGGCCAGGACAGCACGGCCAGTCTACCGGTTTGATATGAAGCTCCGGTCATGGCGCACGCCTCATATAATCCAAAACCAAGACCGCAAAAGACACCCAAAGCGACCGAAAAAGATTGCGCCGGTTTTCGCAGGATATAGAGAATGACAATAGGAATCAGTTTCAGAGTCGTTTGAATCAAAGCCGGGATGAGTGCGATGACGGCGGCGTATAAAAACAGGGAACGGCCCGCCTGCATGCCGGGAAGCATATATTGCATGCCATACCATTTTTGAAGAGGAAACTGCGTCAGATGCAGAAGAAGATATATGATTCCGCCCAAAACAAAGATAACATAAATTTCATATTTCTTATGGTATTTCCAGATAAACGATGAAGCGAAGATTATACCAAAGATAATGAAGACCAGATAAATCGGCAGCCGTTTTATGAAATCGATAAAGGCGAAGGGCTTCGCCGGCGTGGTCCCTCTATCAAGAGGATTTTCCAGCAATATTATGCTCAGATTCTGAGACGGCTGCTCAATTCTAATAAGGCGCTTATCTTTCGTGAAATAGGCGGTCTGTTCGGATGGCTGAAAGAAATGACAGACATAGGCCGAATCAAAAAGATTGCCATACCTGACCATTTGATAGTCCTCGACCACAAGCTCGATCGCCGAGGTCGCCAGCACCTGGGGAACAAAGATGGTTCCGCCGATGGTATCGCCGACTGCAATATCCTGAAAGGCAAGAAAACACTCCAGCTGGTCAATCATATAGTTATCGCCGGAGAAAAGCGGCTCCGGCATCGGGCGGGAGACATCCTGTCTTCGATCGTTGGCGATAAAGTATCCCGACAGGCTGTCGTCGGTTCTTTTCAGATACAGCGTCTGAATTTGATCGCCGAAAACAAGCTTCATATCATCGCCGATATAGTATCCACCCTTATCGACGAAATGCATGTTTTCGACATGAAGGCGATAATCCTGCCCCATGGGAGTAAAGTCGATATCCAGTTTTTCGGAAAATCCGAAGGCCCCGATATCATCAAAGGTTGTCTTGCCGTTGAACCGCGATTCCAGCGTACCGATTTTCTGGTCCTTGATAAAAAACTGGTAGGTCCGCTTCGAGCCTTTGGATCGATATTGTTCCAAAGAAGCGCTTTTCTCGACTGCCATTGCGGAAAGAGTGATTGTCGAGATTATTAGTGCAAAACACAGATATTTAATTCGCATATTAATTATTCTCCGGCAAGAAGCTTTTTCAAGTATGGCAGGAGTTCACTTCTTTTGATAGTAGCCTGAATTTGGTCGGCCTTGAGCCATTCTTCACGATCGGATACCTGATTGGAGACCTCCCGGCCGGCCCGCAAATCTTTCACCGTGATCGTTCCGGAATTGAATTCATCGGAACCGCCGATTACAGCGATTGGTATTTCGATCTTATCCGCATATTTCAATTGCTTGTTTATATTCCGGGTTTCTCCACTGTATAATTCAGCCTTAATGCCGGCTTCGCGGATTTCTCTGACAATGGCCAGGTAATCCTTGATACGGGTCTTATCCATGGTGGTGACGATGACATCGGAGGTCGATTTGCGGGTCTTAATCGCATTCAGCGCGGTCAGGGCCGCCAGCATGCGATCAACACCGAAGGAAGAGCCGGTGGCAGGGACCTTCTGGCCCGAGAATCGATTTACCAGATTGTCATAACGTCCACCCGAAAAGACGGAACCATAATCAGGCAGATCAATCAAAGTAGTTTCATAAACCGGTCCGGTATAATAACCAAGCCCGCGGACGATGGTTATATCGACTTTGGCTTTATCGGAAGGAACATTCATATCTGACAAGTAGGTCTTAATCTCCCGAAGTTCGTCGATGCCTTCGCGCGATATTTCGATATCGCCGAGAAGGTTTTCGACCTCGGCCAGAATATCATTCGTGTTGCCGAGGGCCAGATCAAGAAAATCGGAAATCTGACTGATTTGTTTATCAGTCAGGTTAAGTCCGGGGATTTTATCACCCGATTTGTCGGTTCGCCCGGGGCCAAGCTCAAGAATAACCGCATCCTTGCCCTGCTTTTCCAGCTTATCGACCACACGGAACACGTCGGTCGCTTTGGCTTCGGGAATTCCGGCAAAGTGGGTCAGCCCGTTAATCAGTTTTCGGTTTGAAAACCTGACCATAAAATTCTTGATACCAAGGTGGTCGAGCACCTCGACCATGACGGCAATGATTTCGGCATCGGCCAGCATTGAGGCCGTCCCGACGATATCAAAGTCACACTGCATAAATTCCCGAAAACGCCCGGGGCCCGGTTTATCGACACGCCAGACATTGCCGAATTGATAGCGCCGGAAGGGGAGGGGCAGTTGCGGATTACCGGCGACATATCGCGCCAGCGATACGGTGAATTCGTAGCGAAGCGCCATATTGACTTCTTCCGGGCCGGTAAACCCGAACAATTCTTTTAAATTGTCATCCGTATAATGAGGCCCCAGCAAGGTTTCGGCAAATTCCAGCGAGGCGGTCTGTAATGGCAGGAACCCGTGAAGCTCGTAGATTTCTCTGGTTTTTTCAAGCAGGATCTGGCGGGCGATTTCTTCCTCGGGAGGATAATCTCGAAATCCCTTAAGGACTCTGGGAGTCACTTTATTTACTTTCTCTTTATTAGCCATAATCTTTCCAATTTATGATTTTTTGGCATTAATGAAAGATATTTTTTTCAATTACTTGGTTGACCTCGTTTTAATCCGGCGTACCGCACACCTTATGAAAATCTATACCACAAGCGGATTGAAATGGATTAACAGAAATGAACTAAATAAGAATTATACGAATGAGCTATAATGTAATAATACGCTAATATGAAGTAATACTTCATGTCAATCTTGCGGCTGCTGATGAAACAAGGCGTACTTCTTCATGCGATAGATCAGGACATGACGGGGAATCTCGAGATGCTTGGCGGCCCGGGATTTGTTCCAGGCATATTTCTCAAGAGCATCCAGAATCAATTTCTTTTCAGCCTCACGGTAGGTCAAATCCGAGTTTGAGACATTTGCGCCAATGGGCAGTTTTCCGGAGAATCCGAAGTCTTGAGGCAAATCAGCAGCAGTCAGTCTGTCGGATTTCCGCAAAATGGCCATTCGCTCCATCAGGTTTTCCAATTCACGGATATTACCCGGCCAATTATATGAGAATAATGCCTTCATCAAATCATCGGATAAATCGATTTCGGCTCCGGGGGCAAAGCGTTTCAGAAACTCAGTGGTAAGGATGGGGATATCCTCGGGTCGTTCGCGAAGAGCCGGGACATGA
Protein-coding sequences here:
- a CDS encoding aspartate aminotransferase (catalyzes the formation of oxalozcetate and L-glutamate from L-aspartate and 2-oxoglutarate), which gives rise to MKLSQRGLALPASPIRKLIPFAEQAKKRGTHVYHLNIGQPDIETPPLFWEAVKNYSNKVLAYGNSQGMAGYLAKLAAYYKRCGLDIKEDEIIVTTGGSEAIIFAMTAICDPGEEIIVFEPFYTNYSGFAIQAGIKVVPITTYAENGFHLPPEDVIEKAISPRTKGIMYCNPNNPTGTIYTSDEIHRLKNLVLKHNLFLLADEVYREFIYEGKYISVMSLDGLNDRAIMLDSISKRFSACGARVGNLVTKNRDIYRAALHMGQARLCSPTLEQVGAAAAYDLGDEYFGKMIGEYRRRRDVVYEGLMKIEGTVCINPGGAFYVMAKLPVNDAEKFAAFLLNDFEYNGKTVMVAPGPGFYATPGMGQSECRIAYVLKTSDLEDAMDILKRGVEAFNISR
- the hisS gene encoding histidine--tRNA ligase, which gives rise to MANKEKVNKVTPRVLKGFRDYPPEEEIARQILLEKTREIYELHGFLPLQTASLEFAETLLGPHYTDDNLKELFGFTGPEEVNMALRYEFTVSLARYVAGNPQLPLPFRRYQFGNVWRVDKPGPGRFREFMQCDFDIVGTASMLADAEIIAVMVEVLDHLGIKNFMVRFSNRKLINGLTHFAGIPEAKATDVFRVVDKLEKQGKDAVILELGPGRTDKSGDKIPGLNLTDKQISQISDFLDLALGNTNDILAEVENLLGDIEISREGIDELREIKTYLSDMNVPSDKAKVDITIVRGLGYYTGPVYETTLIDLPDYGSVFSGGRYDNLVNRFSGQKVPATGSSFGVDRMLAALTALNAIKTRKSTSDVIVTTMDKTRIKDYLAIVREIREAGIKAELYSGETRNINKQLKYADKIEIPIAVIGGSDEFNSGTITVKDLRAGREVSNQVSDREEWLKADQIQATIKRSELLPYLKKLLAGE